The Nitrospirota bacterium genome has a window encoding:
- a CDS encoding type II toxin-antitoxin system VapC family toxin has protein sequence MKNIVLDTDILINFLRGREKARTFLSSLIDEATLHCSVITIAEIFAGMREQERKKTEELLDSLNIIEITKEIAEKAGSYKNRIKSQNLELDDCLIAASAQSIDAILATGNTKHYPMTDIKKMAVSDHND, from the coding sequence ATGAAAAACATTGTTCTGGATACCGATATCCTCATCAACTTCTTAAGAGGCCGTGAAAAAGCTAGAACTTTTCTCTCTTCGTTAATTGATGAAGCGACCCTTCATTGTTCTGTGATTACCATTGCGGAGATATTTGCGGGGATGAGAGAGCAGGAAAGAAAGAAAACCGAAGAACTCCTGGACAGTTTGAATATTATAGAAATTACGAAAGAGATCGCTGAAAAGGCGGGGAGTTATAAAAACAGGATTAAAAGTCAGAACCTCGAACTGGATGATTGCCTGATTGCCGCCTCGGCACAGTCAATAGATGCCATTCTTGCCACAGGAAATACCAAACATTATCCAATGACCGATATCAAAAAGATGGCCGTCTCAGACCACAACGATTAA
- a CDS encoding ribonuclease Z, with translation MAPLLYPRLVNGPFGDPGLYIDIKWEHRAILFDLGNNAQLSPSSVLKVSDVFISHTHMDHFIGFDRFLRIILSHPRTIRFYGPPGLIKNIQGKLSGYTWNLTGEYQLNLEVTELHTHCRVLTSLKASNGFEPDPLQTLPFTEELLKEPMFSVFTKALDHKIPSLAFSLNERFHINVNKDVLEKMGLAPGEWLRKLKDAIWQNQSGETLFEIPVRENNVEVKKIFHLKDLSGLYTITKGQKISYVVDTLYSKENEEKIVDLAKGSTTFFCESPFLQQDVHQAENRYHLTAWQAGTLARKAQVDTFNVFHFSPRYAGAEKELYEEAYTAFKAKS, from the coding sequence TGGGAGCACCGCGCCATATTATTTGACCTGGGGAATAATGCCCAACTCTCGCCCTCTTCCGTATTAAAGGTTTCGGATGTTTTCATCTCCCATACCCATATGGACCATTTTATTGGTTTTGACCGGTTTTTAAGAATTATTTTAAGCCACCCGAGAACCATTCGGTTTTACGGTCCACCGGGGCTTATTAAAAACATTCAGGGAAAGCTTTCAGGATATACCTGGAATCTGACAGGAGAGTATCAGCTCAATCTGGAAGTAACCGAACTCCATACCCATTGCAGAGTTTTGACGTCCTTAAAGGCCTCAAACGGCTTTGAGCCGGACCCTCTCCAAACGCTTCCCTTCACCGAAGAGCTTCTTAAAGAACCGATGTTTTCGGTTTTTACCAAAGCGTTGGATCATAAAATTCCTTCTCTCGCCTTTAGTTTAAATGAACGGTTTCATATTAATGTTAATAAAGACGTGCTGGAAAAGATGGGACTTGCGCCGGGAGAGTGGCTTAGAAAATTAAAGGATGCTATTTGGCAGAATCAAAGCGGAGAGACCCTGTTTGAGATTCCTGTGCGGGAAAACAACGTAGAGGTCAAAAAAATCTTTCATCTTAAAGACCTGTCCGGGTTATATACGATTACCAAAGGCCAGAAAATTTCCTATGTGGTGGATACCCTTTACTCGAAAGAAAATGAAGAAAAAATCGTAGATCTCGCAAAAGGATCTACCACATTTTTTTGTGAATCCCCCTTTCTTCAACAGGATGTGCATCAGGCCGAGAATCGGTACCATTTAACGGCCTGGCAGGCAGGAACGCTTGCGCGAAAAGCCCAGGTCGATACCTTTAATGTCTTTCATTTTTCGCCCCGTTATGCCGGCGCCGAAAAAGAACTCTATGAAGAAGCCTATACCGCTTTTAAGGCAAAAAGTTGA